From a region of the Streptomyces venezuelae genome:
- a CDS encoding alkyl/aryl-sulfatase encodes MENGPGHDASGPIGAAHRAARGSGTFADRADFDDATRGFVAALEPCVIRAEDDSVVWDGDAYAFLNGDRPDTVHPSLWRQSRLVALQGLFQVVEGVYQVRGLDLSNMTLVEGERGVVVIDPLISEETAAAALALYRAHRGDRPVTGVLYTHSHADHFGGVKGVTTQAEVDAGEVPVVAPEGFLEHAVSENVYAGTAMARRAGYMYGAGLPKGPRGQVGAGLGQTTSTGRVTLIPPTVDITRTGQEETVDGVRMVFQLTPGTEAPAEFNLLLPDHRALCMAENATHTLHNLLTLRGALVRDPRAWAAYLTESIALFGDKCDVVFASHHWPTWGRERAMSYLSQQRDLYAYLHDQTVRLLNQGYTGTEIAETLRMPPALEAAWHTHGYYGSVSHNVKAVYQRYMGWFEGNPALLWQHPPEEAARRYVEFMGGADEVLRRARISFEQGDFRWVAQVVDHVVFADPSNALALRLQADALEQLGYGAENGTWRNFYLTGAQELRGEQVGTPATAASPDVLAALSLDQLVDSLAVRVDGPRAWHADVAVRFVLPGSDPLTLRLANGVLTGVRGDNPAAGRPHAVLVLGEPLLRGLLLGALPPDDLLGHEGVALDGDPAVVAELFAYLDSPDPDFAIVTP; translated from the coding sequence ATGGAGAACGGCCCCGGCCACGACGCCTCCGGACCGATCGGCGCCGCTCACCGTGCAGCGCGCGGCAGCGGTACCTTCGCCGACCGCGCCGACTTCGACGACGCCACCCGCGGCTTCGTCGCCGCCCTGGAGCCCTGCGTGATCCGGGCCGAGGACGACAGCGTCGTCTGGGACGGCGACGCCTACGCCTTCCTCAACGGGGACCGTCCGGACACGGTCCATCCCAGCCTGTGGCGCCAGAGCCGCCTCGTCGCCCTCCAAGGGCTCTTCCAGGTCGTGGAAGGCGTGTACCAGGTGCGCGGCCTGGACCTGTCGAACATGACCCTCGTCGAGGGCGAACGCGGCGTCGTCGTCATCGACCCGCTGATCAGTGAGGAGACGGCGGCCGCGGCCCTCGCCCTGTACCGGGCCCACCGCGGGGACCGTCCGGTCACCGGCGTCCTCTACACCCACAGCCACGCGGACCACTTCGGCGGCGTCAAAGGGGTCACCACCCAGGCCGAGGTCGACGCGGGCGAGGTCCCGGTCGTGGCGCCCGAGGGCTTCCTCGAACACGCGGTCAGCGAGAACGTGTACGCCGGTACCGCCATGGCCCGCCGCGCGGGGTACATGTACGGGGCCGGCCTGCCCAAGGGCCCGCGCGGCCAGGTCGGCGCGGGTCTCGGCCAGACCACTTCCACCGGCCGGGTCACGCTGATCCCGCCGACCGTCGACATCACCCGTACCGGCCAGGAGGAGACGGTCGACGGCGTGCGCATGGTCTTCCAGCTGACCCCCGGCACCGAGGCACCTGCGGAGTTCAACCTGCTGCTGCCCGACCACCGGGCGCTGTGCATGGCCGAGAACGCCACCCACACCCTCCACAACCTGCTGACCCTGCGCGGCGCCCTCGTACGCGATCCGCGCGCCTGGGCCGCCTACCTCACCGAGTCCATCGCGCTGTTCGGCGACAAGTGCGACGTGGTCTTCGCCTCCCATCACTGGCCCACGTGGGGCCGCGAGCGGGCCATGTCCTACCTGTCGCAGCAGCGCGACCTGTACGCCTACCTCCACGACCAGACGGTGCGCCTGCTCAACCAGGGGTACACCGGGACCGAGATCGCCGAAACGCTGCGCATGCCGCCGGCGCTGGAGGCCGCCTGGCACACCCACGGCTACTACGGGTCGGTCAGCCACAACGTCAAGGCCGTCTACCAGCGGTACATGGGCTGGTTCGAAGGGAATCCGGCGCTCCTGTGGCAGCACCCGCCGGAGGAAGCGGCCCGCCGCTACGTCGAGTTCATGGGCGGCGCGGACGAGGTCCTGCGCCGGGCGCGGATCTCCTTCGAGCAGGGCGACTTCCGCTGGGTCGCCCAGGTGGTCGACCACGTCGTCTTCGCCGACCCGTCGAACGCGCTGGCCCTGCGGCTCCAGGCCGACGCCCTGGAGCAGCTCGGCTACGGCGCCGAGAACGGCACCTGGCGCAACTTCTACCTCACCGGTGCCCAGGAACTGCGCGGCGAGCAGGTCGGGACCCCGGCCACCGCCGCCTCTCCGGACGTGCTCGCGGCCCTGAGCCTGGACCAGTTGGTGGACTCCCTCGCCGTACGGGTCGACGGGCCCCGCGCCTGGCACGCGGACGTCGCCGTCCGGTTCGTCCTGCCCGGCTCGGACCCGCTGACGCTGCGCCTGGCCAACGGTGTGCTGACCGGTGTCCGCGGGGACAACCCCGCCGCCGGCCGGCCGCACGCCGTCCTGGTGCTCGGCGAGCCGCTGCTGCGCGGGCTCCTGCTCGGCGCCCTGCCGCCGGACGACCTCCTGGGGCACGAGGGGGTGGCCCTCGACGGCGATCCGGCGGTCGTCGCCGAACTGTTCGCCTACCTCGACTCCCCCGACCCGGACTTCGCGATCGTCACCCCCTGA
- a CDS encoding cytochrome c biogenesis CcdA family protein, producing the protein MTAVLVLAAADTPSLLHGTVAVAAPVAFLAGLVSFLSPCVLPLVPGYLSYVTSLSVSDLAQARGGRRSRMAVGASLFVLGFTAVLVSGGALFGYFGRTLLAHQEVITQVLGVFTALMGLSFMGFLPGFTQREFRSHRRPALGLAGAPLLGAVFAVGWTPCIGPTLAAVQALAWSEASAARGALLMAAYCLGLGLPFVLAALAFRRALGAFGLVKRHYPWVLRIGGGMLVLVGVLLATGVWNDLVYRLQSWSADFTTAV; encoded by the coding sequence ATGACGGCGGTGCTGGTGCTCGCCGCCGCGGACACCCCCTCCCTCCTCCACGGAACCGTGGCGGTGGCCGCTCCGGTGGCGTTCCTCGCCGGACTCGTCTCCTTCCTGTCGCCGTGCGTGCTGCCGCTCGTACCGGGCTACCTCAGCTACGTGACCAGCCTGTCGGTCTCCGACCTGGCGCAGGCCCGCGGCGGGCGCCGCAGCCGGATGGCGGTGGGCGCGTCGCTGTTCGTCCTCGGTTTCACGGCGGTCCTGGTCTCCGGGGGCGCACTGTTCGGGTACTTCGGCCGCACCCTGCTGGCCCACCAGGAGGTGATCACCCAGGTGCTCGGTGTCTTCACCGCGCTGATGGGGCTCTCCTTCATGGGGTTCCTGCCGGGATTCACCCAACGGGAGTTCCGCAGCCACCGCCGGCCCGCCCTCGGGCTGGCCGGAGCCCCCCTGCTGGGCGCGGTGTTCGCCGTCGGCTGGACCCCGTGCATCGGCCCGACGCTCGCCGCAGTACAGGCACTGGCCTGGAGCGAGGCCAGCGCGGCCCGCGGGGCGCTGCTGATGGCGGCCTACTGTCTCGGCCTGGGGCTGCCGTTCGTCCTGGCGGCACTGGCCTTCCGGCGGGCCCTGGGCGCCTTCGGCCTGGTCAAACGCCACTACCCCTGGGTCCTGCGGATCGGCGGCGGGATGCTCGTGCTCGTCGGCGTCCTGCTGGCCACCGGGGTGTGGAACGACCTGGTGTACCGGCTGCAGTCGTGGAGCGCGGACTTCACCACCGCCGTGTGA
- a CDS encoding dienelactone hydrolase family protein, with translation MADHDLSGFEKSTFTHDGATRRILRRGTGPAVIVMAEIPGITPKVIAFAEHVAAAGCTAVLPVLFGEPGRDADPGRVGRSSAGRYMASSLWKVCVSREFTLLATGRSSRVVGWLRALAAAEHERCGGPGVGAVGMCLTGGFALAMATDERLVAPVLSQPSLPLACTASRAGTIDISPEDLAVVRGRCERDGLQVLGLRFRGDRLVPGDRFAHLRRELGDAFVAVELDGSAANPQSALAPHSVLTEHLVDEPGQPTRQALDTVLDLFRSRLLGERERPAPAV, from the coding sequence GTGGCAGACCACGACCTGAGCGGGTTCGAGAAGAGCACGTTCACCCACGACGGTGCCACCCGCCGGATCCTGCGCCGGGGCACGGGTCCCGCGGTGATCGTCATGGCGGAGATCCCGGGCATCACCCCCAAGGTCATCGCGTTCGCCGAGCACGTCGCTGCGGCGGGCTGTACGGCCGTACTCCCGGTGCTCTTCGGCGAACCCGGCCGGGACGCGGATCCCGGCAGGGTCGGCCGGTCGAGCGCCGGCCGCTACATGGCCTCGTCGCTGTGGAAGGTGTGCGTGAGCCGTGAGTTCACGCTGCTGGCCACGGGGCGCAGCTCGCGCGTCGTGGGGTGGCTGCGCGCGCTGGCGGCCGCCGAACACGAGCGCTGCGGCGGTCCCGGGGTCGGCGCCGTCGGGATGTGCCTGACCGGCGGATTCGCCCTGGCGATGGCCACGGACGAGCGGCTCGTCGCCCCCGTGCTGTCCCAGCCCTCGCTCCCGCTGGCCTGCACTGCGAGCCGCGCGGGCACCATCGACATCAGCCCCGAGGACCTCGCGGTCGTCCGGGGACGGTGCGAGCGCGACGGGCTCCAGGTGCTCGGACTGCGCTTCCGGGGCGACCGGCTCGTCCCCGGCGACCGGTTCGCCCACCTCCGCCGGGAGCTCGGGGACGCCTTCGTCGCCGTCGAGCTCGACGGGAGCGCGGCGAACCCGCAGAGCGCCCTCGCGCCGCACTCCGTCCTGACGGAACACCTCGTCGACGAACCGGGGCAGCCCACCCGGCAGGCGCTCGACACCGTCCTCGACCTGTTCCGCAGCCGGCTGCTGGGGGAACGGGAACGGCCTGCGCCGGCCGTTTGA
- a CDS encoding NADPH-dependent F420 reductase: protein MAERSRTRPDRAGQGSPARRPALVRRRERIARPGDARRGAECGARGGGWGGRDTGPGRTGELMKIGIIGAGNIGGNLTRRLTALGHEVSVANSRGPETLAALAEETGATPVTVAQAARGAEVVVVTIPFKRVPDLPSGLFDEAAEGFAVIDTGNYYPRQRDGRIAGVEDEGLTESRWTERHLGHPVIKAFNGTYAQDILDRHRPAGAPDRMALPVAGDDATAKKTVRALIEELGFDTVDAGGLDESWRQQPDTPVYGLREGVDAVTKALAEASPTRPESFRG, encoded by the coding sequence ATGGCCGAAAGGTCACGCACCCGGCCCGATCGCGCCGGTCAGGGGTCTCCCGCGCGCCGACCCGCTCTCGTACGGCGGCGCGAACGCATCGCTCGACCGGGGGATGCTCGCCGCGGGGCGGAATGCGGGGCCCGGGGCGGAGGTTGGGGCGGACGCGACACTGGACCCGGACGCACTGGAGAGCTCATGAAGATCGGCATCATCGGCGCGGGCAACATCGGCGGCAACCTCACCCGTCGGCTCACGGCCCTCGGGCACGAGGTCTCCGTGGCGAACTCGCGCGGCCCCGAGACCCTGGCCGCGCTGGCCGAGGAGACCGGCGCCACCCCCGTGACGGTGGCCCAGGCGGCACGCGGCGCCGAGGTCGTCGTGGTCACGATCCCCTTCAAGCGGGTGCCGGACCTGCCGTCGGGCCTCTTCGACGAGGCCGCCGAGGGCTTCGCCGTCATCGACACCGGCAACTACTACCCGCGCCAGCGCGACGGCCGGATCGCCGGCGTCGAGGACGAGGGTCTCACCGAGAGCCGCTGGACCGAGCGGCACCTCGGGCACCCCGTCATCAAGGCCTTCAACGGCACCTACGCCCAGGACATCCTCGACCGGCACCGCCCGGCGGGCGCCCCGGACCGGATGGCGCTGCCCGTCGCGGGCGACGACGCGACGGCGAAGAAGACCGTACGCGCCCTGATCGAGGAACTCGGCTTCGACACGGTCGACGCGGGCGGGCTCGACGAGTCCTGGCGCCAGCAGCCCGACACCCCGGTCTACGGCCTGCGCGAGGGTGTCGACGCCGTCACCAAGGCCCTCGCCGAGGCCTCGCCGACCCGCCCGGAGTCCTTCCGCGGCTGA
- a CDS encoding class I SAM-dependent methyltransferase: MATRKNLTANRESLVHKVRYAASRPHRIAPYLKRAARDRWLAFKHPDHVSYYRAVMASDTRRNPEAAVGSQTHERWLALGQMQFDYLLRHGLKPGDRMLDIGCGNLRAGWRFIDYLGSGHYYGIDISPDILIAAKRTLTERGLQAKVPHLTLTRNLTLDFLPDGYFDVVHAHSVFSHSPIDVIDECFAHVGRVLAPGGHFDFTFDRTTGTEHQVLREDFYYRTQTLVDLAARHGLSAHFMEDWEELGHGQSKIRVSVAGSGVDAEV; this comes from the coding sequence ATGGCCACCAGGAAGAACCTCACCGCGAACCGGGAATCCCTCGTCCACAAGGTCCGCTACGCCGCGAGCCGCCCGCACCGCATCGCCCCGTACCTGAAGCGGGCCGCCCGCGACCGCTGGCTGGCCTTCAAGCACCCCGACCACGTCAGCTACTACCGGGCCGTCATGGCCTCGGACACCCGCCGCAACCCCGAGGCCGCGGTCGGCAGTCAGACCCACGAACGCTGGCTCGCACTCGGGCAGATGCAGTTCGACTACCTCCTGCGACACGGCCTGAAGCCCGGGGACCGCATGCTGGACATCGGCTGCGGCAACCTCCGTGCCGGCTGGCGGTTCATCGACTACCTCGGATCGGGCCACTACTACGGCATCGACATCTCGCCCGACATCCTCATCGCCGCAAAGCGGACGCTGACCGAGCGGGGGCTCCAGGCGAAGGTCCCGCACCTGACCCTGACCAGGAACCTGACGCTGGACTTCCTCCCGGACGGCTACTTCGACGTCGTCCACGCCCACAGCGTCTTCTCGCACTCGCCGATCGACGTCATCGACGAGTGCTTCGCCCACGTGGGCCGGGTCCTGGCGCCAGGGGGCCACTTCGACTTCACCTTCGACCGCACCACCGGCACCGAACACCAGGTGCTGCGCGAGGACTTCTACTACCGCACCCAGACCCTCGTCGACCTGGCCGCCCGGCACGGGCTCTCCGCGCACTTCATGGAGGACTGGGAGGAACTCGGCCACGGCCAGTCCAAGATCCGCGTCAGCGTCGCCGGATCCGGCGTCGACGCCGAGGTCTGA
- a CDS encoding PadR family transcriptional regulator, translated as MSDRAMQEPTLLLLTALADEPRHGYAIAREVELISGGRVKMRTGTLYGALERLLGQGLIEVHEEQIVDSRLRRTYSLTAEGRRSLAAEAERIAATAREAARRLGVSGETATA; from the coding sequence ATGAGTGATCGTGCGATGCAGGAACCGACCCTCCTTCTCCTGACCGCCCTCGCGGACGAGCCCCGCCACGGGTACGCGATCGCGCGCGAGGTGGAGCTGATCTCGGGCGGACGGGTAAAGATGCGGACCGGCACCTTGTACGGGGCCCTGGAGCGGCTGCTGGGCCAGGGTCTGATCGAGGTCCACGAGGAGCAGATCGTCGACAGCCGGCTGCGCCGCACCTACAGCCTCACCGCCGAAGGCCGGCGGAGCCTGGCCGCCGAGGCCGAGCGGATCGCCGCCACCGCACGTGAGGCGGCGCGCCGGCTGGGCGTCTCCGGAGAGACGGCCACGGCATGA
- a CDS encoding HAD family hydrolase produces the protein MIKPIELVIFDCDGVLVDTERIAVPLQVALGAELGWPLTEDEVMDRFVGRSNACILEDIAARVGNETADLWRDLFEQRHREAVDAGLSAVEGVPEALGTITLPTCVASSGSHEKMRHTLGRTGLYEHFEGRIYSATDVRRGKPAPDLFLYAAQRMGVDPAACAVVEDSRPGVEAARAAGMRAFGYAGGLTPAGRLEGAGTVVFHDMRDLPGLIAAG, from the coding sequence ATGATCAAGCCGATTGAACTGGTGATATTCGACTGCGACGGGGTGCTGGTCGACACCGAACGCATCGCGGTTCCCCTCCAGGTCGCGCTGGGAGCGGAGCTGGGCTGGCCGCTGACCGAGGACGAGGTCATGGACCGCTTCGTCGGGCGCTCCAACGCCTGCATCCTGGAGGACATCGCCGCCCGGGTGGGCAACGAGACGGCAGACCTCTGGCGGGATCTGTTCGAACAGCGCCACCGCGAGGCGGTGGACGCCGGGTTGTCGGCCGTCGAGGGAGTGCCCGAGGCACTGGGCACGATCACCCTGCCGACCTGCGTCGCCTCCAGCGGCTCGCACGAGAAGATGCGCCACACCCTCGGCCGCACGGGCCTCTACGAGCACTTCGAGGGCCGCATCTACAGCGCCACCGATGTGCGCCGCGGCAAGCCGGCCCCGGACCTGTTCCTGTACGCGGCGCAGCGGATGGGAGTCGACCCCGCGGCGTGCGCGGTGGTCGAGGACAGCCGCCCGGGCGTCGAGGCCGCCCGGGCCGCCGGCATGCGGGCCTTCGGCTACGCGGGAGGACTGACCCCGGCCGGACGGCTTGAGGGAGCCGGCACCGTCGTCTTCCACGACATGCGCGACCTGCCCGGCCTCATCGCCGCGGGGTGA
- a CDS encoding TlpA disulfide reductase family protein, with product MRPEGPGGVRMRTAALAVAALAAAVAGCVFAAVGTVAADGSRAEAAAGPAAADSASAVVATAAEAAVIDPADRPAAPVLAGDDLDGKPLTLDGFRGHVVVVNVWGSWCGPCRAEAGELARVDRQTRDQGVRFLGINTRDPDRAAARSFVRAHGLGFPSLHDPTGELLLRFPPALLNPQAIPSTLVIDRRGRIAVSIGGAVTGDELSPLLARVAGEAS from the coding sequence GTGAGACCAGAAGGCCCGGGCGGGGTCCGGATGCGTACGGCGGCCCTGGCCGTGGCCGCCCTCGCGGCGGCCGTGGCCGGCTGTGTCTTCGCCGCCGTCGGCACCGTCGCCGCCGACGGCAGCCGCGCGGAGGCCGCGGCCGGACCTGCGGCCGCCGACTCGGCCTCGGCCGTGGTCGCCACCGCTGCCGAGGCCGCGGTCATCGATCCGGCCGACCGGCCCGCCGCGCCCGTCCTGGCGGGCGACGACCTCGACGGGAAGCCGCTCACCCTCGACGGCTTCCGCGGGCACGTCGTCGTGGTCAACGTCTGGGGCTCCTGGTGCGGCCCCTGCCGCGCGGAGGCCGGCGAACTCGCGCGGGTCGACCGGCAGACCCGGGACCAGGGCGTCCGGTTCCTCGGAATCAACACCCGCGACCCCGACCGCGCCGCGGCCCGGTCCTTCGTACGCGCGCACGGTCTCGGCTTCCCCAGCCTCCACGATCCCACCGGCGAGCTCCTGCTCCGCTTTCCCCCCGCCCTCCTCAACCCGCAGGCCATCCCCTCGACCCTCGTGATCGACCGCCGCGGCCGCATCGCCGTCAGCATCGGGGGCGCGGTCACCGGGGACGAACTGAGCCCGCTGCTCGCGCGTGTGGCGGGTGAGGCGTCATGA
- a CDS encoding GNAT family N-acetyltransferase: MILGLGSRRPQPVPDHCGDGRHTIRTARLVLHTPRDHWDVEVGAAAGADSDAQRWFGWTPKSLVTPETAEHLLGIHDGNRAERLRAFPRSVRRELARPVVLPDPGAEQRLLAVDAVTGAVAGMSSLTPDDGGAIGLWLAPACRGRGLGAELAAATARFGHEHLGLESVSAGTETANHRCRGALRAAGFVRCEGPALHTLPDGRVVDPTWYRHEAADTARCAGAPAAAISRG; the protein is encoded by the coding sequence ATGATCCTGGGCCTGGGATCGCGCCGCCCGCAGCCCGTGCCGGACCACTGCGGCGACGGCCGCCATACGATACGGACCGCCCGGTTGGTCCTGCACACCCCACGTGACCACTGGGACGTGGAAGTGGGTGCCGCCGCCGGTGCGGACAGCGACGCGCAGCGTTGGTTCGGTTGGACCCCCAAGTCCCTCGTCACCCCCGAGACCGCCGAGCACCTCCTCGGCATCCACGACGGGAACCGCGCCGAGCGGCTGCGGGCCTTCCCCCGGTCCGTACGGCGGGAGTTGGCGCGGCCGGTGGTGCTCCCGGATCCGGGCGCCGAGCAGCGGCTGCTCGCCGTGGACGCGGTCACGGGCGCGGTGGCCGGAATGAGTTCGCTGACCCCGGACGACGGCGGGGCCATCGGCCTCTGGCTCGCTCCGGCCTGCCGCGGTCGTGGCCTGGGGGCCGAACTGGCGGCGGCCACCGCCCGGTTCGGCCACGAACACCTGGGCCTGGAATCGGTGTCGGCGGGCACCGAGACCGCCAACCACCGCTGCCGAGGAGCCCTGAGGGCCGCGGGCTTCGTGCGGTGCGAGGGACCGGCCCTGCACACGCTCCCCGACGGCAGGGTCGTCGACCCCACCTGGTACCGGCACGAAGCCGCTGACACCGCCCGCTGCGCGGGGGCGCCGGCGGCCGCGATCAGCCGGGGGTGA
- a CDS encoding CAP domain-containing protein: MSSRTPATPSRVEARRKKAMRTRIVLSVTAAAAVVAVGVAVADSGGGTQVDQRADGAGAAKTGTPTPADTAGTASPTAPLPEVTADAAAATGSLPPETTAPEGAGSSAPAKPAAEEDGPAKSTPAGKPARTSGGSSGGGSGTSGGSGGSSGGSSGGSSGGSGSSSGDSESAVLALVNKERATAGCGPLTVNAKLSAAARAYSDTMARSGVMSHTGPDGSTMTTRVEAAGYAWSRLGENIARGQSDADAVMKAWMNSSGHRANILNCSFKEIGIGVHKGDGGPWWTQDFGTSK, from the coding sequence ATGAGCAGCCGAACTCCCGCAACGCCGTCCCGCGTCGAAGCACGGCGGAAGAAGGCGATGCGCACCCGCATCGTCCTGTCCGTGACCGCGGCCGCCGCGGTGGTGGCGGTCGGCGTCGCCGTGGCCGATTCCGGCGGCGGTACGCAGGTGGACCAGCGGGCCGACGGCGCCGGCGCGGCGAAGACCGGGACGCCGACCCCCGCGGACACGGCCGGGACGGCGAGCCCCACCGCTCCGCTCCCCGAGGTCACCGCCGATGCCGCGGCCGCCACCGGCTCGCTGCCGCCCGAGACGACGGCGCCCGAAGGCGCCGGGTCCTCGGCCCCCGCGAAGCCCGCGGCCGAGGAGGACGGACCGGCCAAGTCCACTCCGGCCGGCAAGCCCGCGCGTACGTCAGGCGGGAGCAGCGGTGGCGGCTCCGGCACGTCCGGCGGGTCCGGTGGTTCGTCGGGCGGCTCCTCCGGCGGCTCGTCCGGTGGATCCGGCAGCTCCTCCGGCGACTCGGAATCCGCGGTCCTCGCCCTGGTGAACAAGGAGCGGGCGACGGCCGGCTGCGGTCCCCTGACCGTGAACGCCAAGCTGAGCGCCGCGGCCCGCGCCTACAGCGACACCATGGCCCGCAGCGGCGTCATGTCCCACACCGGACCCGACGGGTCCACCATGACCACCCGCGTGGAGGCCGCCGGCTACGCCTGGTCCCGCCTGGGCGAGAACATAGCCCGCGGGCAGTCGGACGCCGACGCCGTCATGAAGGCGTGGATGAACAGCTCCGGCCACCGGGCGAACATCCTCAACTGCTCCTTCAAGGAGATCGGCATAGGCGTCCACAAGGGCGACGGCGGCCCGTGGTGGACGCAGGACTTCGGGACGTCGAAGTAG
- a CDS encoding thioredoxin family protein, with the protein MTSRILRPVRAGRAARPLTAAPLGVRLPLAAAAVIAAGLCTACGPSTESAGSASPTTAGASSAQALAAAEPSASASTEASPSASASPSASATAQASSSPAPARTQSAPAAPKPARTSAAPAPARVPGPGYDSSADAQKQIDAALAAAKADGRTVLLDFGANWCGNCKAADKVFAQPQTSAILGASYHLVKIDIGGNSSANSALLRKYSPSGGTYTMPVLVAVNSSGKVRTDTHATGNPSLTAEGINAFLRKWAS; encoded by the coding sequence ATGACTTCTCGCATACTCCGACCCGTCCGTGCCGGCCGCGCCGCGCGCCCCCTCACCGCCGCACCTCTGGGTGTCCGGCTGCCCCTCGCCGCCGCGGCCGTGATCGCGGCGGGTCTGTGCACCGCCTGCGGGCCGTCCACCGAGAGCGCCGGCTCCGCCTCGCCCACCACCGCCGGAGCGTCGTCCGCGCAGGCCCTCGCCGCTGCCGAGCCCTCGGCCTCCGCGTCCACCGAGGCCTCCCCGAGCGCTTCGGCCTCGCCGTCGGCGTCCGCCACCGCGCAGGCCTCCTCCTCGCCGGCCCCGGCCCGGACCCAGAGCGCCCCGGCCGCCCCCAAGCCGGCCCGTACGTCCGCCGCGCCCGCCCCGGCCCGGGTCCCCGGACCCGGCTACGACAGCTCGGCCGACGCCCAGAAGCAGATCGACGCCGCCCTGGCCGCGGCCAAGGCCGACGGGCGGACGGTACTCCTCGACTTCGGGGCCAACTGGTGCGGCAACTGCAAGGCCGCGGACAAGGTGTTCGCCCAGCCCCAGACGTCGGCGATCCTCGGAGCCTCGTACCACCTGGTCAAGATCGACATCGGCGGCAACAGCTCCGCCAACTCCGCACTCCTGCGCAAGTACAGCCCCTCGGGCGGTACTTACACGATGCCCGTCCTGGTCGCCGTCAACTCGTCCGGCAAGGTGCGCACCGACACCCACGCCACGGGCAACCCCTCCCTCACGGCGGAGGGGATCAACGCCTTCCTGCGCAAGTGGGCCTCGTGA